The following coding sequences lie in one Microvirga sp. 17 mud 1-3 genomic window:
- a CDS encoding oxidoreductase produces MTPQAPMKSGFGAATTAADVIKGRDLSGRVAIVTGGYAGIGLETSRALATAGAAVIVPARDMDRAKQALEHIPNARPASLDLMDPTSIDAFANHFLASGQALHILVNNAGIMANPLTRDCRGYESQFSTNHLGHFQLTVRLWPALRQARGARVVTVSSRGHCIAGVNFEDPNFDRRAYDPWIAYGQSKSANVLFALNLDTLAQADGVRAFSLHPGGILTNLSKHMTREEIRAQGAIDENDRPIIDPARGIKSVEQGAATSVWCATSPQLEGMGGVYCEDCDIAVVVSDDHQEPRGVHPWAINRDLADRLWSLSERLTGVRLTE; encoded by the coding sequence ATGACCCCTCAAGCTCCCATGAAATCCGGGTTTGGCGCAGCTACAACAGCCGCTGACGTGATAAAGGGCCGCGACCTGTCAGGCCGAGTCGCTATCGTGACGGGCGGCTATGCCGGAATTGGATTGGAAACATCCCGCGCGCTCGCCACCGCAGGCGCCGCCGTGATTGTACCGGCACGCGATATGGACAGAGCTAAGCAGGCGCTGGAACACATCCCCAATGCCCGGCCGGCGTCCCTCGATCTGATGGATCCGACCTCGATCGACGCATTCGCCAATCATTTCCTCGCCTCGGGTCAAGCGCTCCATATCCTCGTGAACAACGCCGGCATCATGGCCAATCCACTTACCCGCGATTGTCGAGGGTACGAGTCCCAGTTCTCGACAAATCACCTTGGACATTTCCAACTGACGGTGCGCCTCTGGCCGGCCCTGCGGCAGGCCCGAGGAGCACGTGTGGTGACCGTCTCTTCGCGCGGTCACTGCATCGCTGGAGTAAACTTTGAGGATCCGAATTTTGATCGTCGTGCCTACGACCCGTGGATCGCGTATGGCCAATCGAAGAGCGCAAATGTCCTGTTCGCGCTCAACCTAGACACGCTCGCTCAGGCCGATGGCGTTCGCGCATTTTCGCTTCATCCCGGGGGTATCCTGACCAACTTGTCGAAGCATATGACCCGCGAAGAGATCCGGGCTCAGGGCGCCATTGACGAGAACGACCGGCCCATCATTGATCCGGCCCGGGGGATCAAGAGCGTCGAGCAAGGCGCGGCAACCAGCGTGTGGTGTGCGACGAGTCCTCAGCTTGAGGGTATGGGCGGGGTTTACTGCGAGGATTGCGACATCGCCGTTGTTGTCTCCGACGATCATCAGGAACCCCGTGGAGTGCACCCTTGGGCAATTAATCGAGACCTTGCCGATCGCCTGTGGTCATTGAGCGAGCGTCTCACAGGAGTTCGTCTGACCGAATGA
- a CDS encoding MBL fold metallo-hydrolase, whose product MNLANTLQPGTRGPEELVPSRYAVRVGDIDVLVVSDGVLPLPTRMLGHNADAATRAAWLNNMFLPQDAFDWSLNVVVVRSGNQTILIDAGLGLDPNLNLPRAGQLIKRLESADIDLASVTDVVLTHMHMDHIGGLLVEGVKDRLRPDLRIHVAAAEVKFWEAPDFTHADMPPGFPDALRATAKRFVEEYRSQLRKFDEEHEVAPGVIVQRTGGHTPGHSVVRLASGGDRLTFAGDAVFAVGFDHPDWHNGFEHDPEEAARVRVRLLRELAATGEQLVATHLPFPSVGRVAVDGDAFRWVPVFWDY is encoded by the coding sequence ATGAATCTAGCCAACACGTTGCAGCCCGGTACACGTGGGCCTGAAGAGTTGGTTCCGTCGCGCTATGCGGTACGCGTCGGTGATATTGACGTGCTTGTGGTCAGCGATGGTGTACTGCCGCTTCCAACCAGAATGTTGGGACACAACGCCGACGCGGCTACGCGAGCGGCTTGGCTGAACAACATGTTCCTACCCCAGGATGCTTTCGACTGGTCGCTGAACGTAGTCGTGGTTCGCAGCGGCAATCAGACCATACTTATCGACGCCGGCTTGGGATTAGACCCCAACTTGAATTTGCCGCGGGCTGGGCAGCTGATCAAGCGACTAGAATCCGCCGACATCGATCTGGCGTCCGTGACTGACGTAGTGCTTACCCACATGCACATGGACCATATCGGCGGGCTTCTTGTCGAGGGTGTGAAGGATCGGCTACGTCCGGATCTGCGGATTCACGTAGCTGCTGCCGAGGTCAAGTTTTGGGAGGCGCCTGACTTCACCCACGCTGACATGCCGCCGGGGTTTCCGGACGCGCTCAGGGCCACCGCTAAGCGCTTTGTGGAAGAGTACCGCAGCCAACTGCGAAAGTTCGATGAGGAACATGAGGTGGCGCCTGGCGTGATCGTCCAACGCACCGGCGGCCACACCCCCGGACATAGTGTGGTCCGCCTGGCATCCGGCGGCGACCGGCTAACGTTCGCTGGCGACGCCGTGTTCGCGGTCGGATTCGACCACCCTGACTGGCATAACGGTTTCGAACACGACCCTGAAGAGGCGGCTCGTGTTCGGGTCCGTCTTTTGCGAGAACTGGCGGCGACCGGCGAACAGCTGGTGGCTACCCACTTGCCGTTCCCGTCCGTCGGACGAGTGGCGGTCGACGGCGACGCTTTTCGTTGGGTACCGGTCTTTTGGGATTACTAA
- a CDS encoding TniQ family protein, with the protein MALIPVRSPIADDESTAGYLARLAGYNGYVSGTWILDGALGRGRVAGKTLDSGFWSGDTLKTIINLTGVDEQTLLAKLYRKCSSKVRIYLGNLVPAGMLDPISSKSSRKYCPKCLAEFGFHSSLFDLSLIQICPRHCIRLARHCPHCAEPTVWGSPSIRYCGECKGDLAACTTEQLAVTDMIGLWFLATEIGFQHFILDGCVHHGKWPEQLDHLSFADKVELVLSMAFHLETNLPGARPLYYSRDGQDRVHTALNDGLKYLWNWPEGLFRYLDDLKERRRATAEGARFGLTHDFGTFYSVGMHKEREPWATLKPFFQEYLRRHWDGFARRSASWERHDSDDARVVDLKGACRLLGRSPPKIKALVDAGIINAKRAGENARAPTLFRADDLTKLLSKSEPPIDFKTAAQRLGVSREALNKIARAGVLTPLLGPSVDGSKTYLISVEQVDTITSDILSNLKSLSRGKSHSFGSVMKTCSLYKIPIQLMIRAMRSGALPPCDAVDSQQGLQALRFCRHRMKTWMYDALFDETSTDVFVPVWAAAKFLNVSTMTVLALVADHKLKSLQEATSREYLQLCRRSILDFKENFLRSHDLAKEYGTSLAALLRALAKAGVWPLRYMFNDGSSVSFFERRVINHIDIGQALEDAYRSSASERSRYRRRCLARKRTASKAT; encoded by the coding sequence TTGGCTCTGATCCCAGTACGCTCCCCCATCGCAGATGATGAAAGCACTGCCGGATATCTGGCACGCTTAGCGGGATACAATGGCTATGTCTCCGGCACCTGGATTCTCGACGGAGCTCTTGGCCGCGGCAGAGTCGCCGGAAAAACGCTCGATAGTGGTTTCTGGAGTGGCGACACACTCAAAACGATTATCAACTTAACAGGTGTGGACGAACAGACACTGTTGGCGAAGCTCTATCGAAAGTGCTCTTCCAAGGTCCGCATATACTTGGGCAATCTCGTTCCGGCAGGGATGCTCGACCCGATATCAAGCAAGTCCTCCCGCAAGTACTGTCCTAAGTGCCTCGCAGAGTTTGGTTTTCATTCGAGCTTGTTCGATCTCAGTTTGATCCAAATTTGCCCTCGTCACTGCATACGCCTCGCAAGGCACTGTCCACATTGCGCAGAGCCCACGGTATGGGGAAGTCCATCTATCCGCTACTGCGGGGAATGCAAAGGTGACCTTGCTGCATGCACCACAGAGCAGCTTGCGGTCACCGACATGATTGGTCTTTGGTTCCTCGCAACCGAAATTGGATTCCAACACTTCATACTTGACGGGTGCGTCCATCACGGCAAATGGCCCGAACAGCTTGATCACTTATCCTTCGCAGACAAGGTTGAGCTAGTTCTATCTATGGCCTTCCACCTTGAAACGAACCTTCCGGGGGCGCGCCCACTCTATTACTCGAGAGATGGCCAGGACCGCGTTCACACGGCGCTCAATGATGGCTTGAAGTATCTTTGGAACTGGCCGGAAGGACTCTTCCGATACCTTGATGATTTAAAGGAGCGACGGCGGGCAACGGCAGAGGGCGCTCGCTTCGGACTAACCCATGACTTTGGTACGTTCTATAGCGTCGGTATGCACAAAGAACGTGAGCCCTGGGCAACGTTGAAGCCATTTTTCCAGGAATATCTGCGTAGACATTGGGACGGCTTTGCCCGCAGAAGCGCGTCATGGGAACGACACGACAGTGATGATGCGCGTGTCGTCGACCTCAAGGGTGCATGCAGACTCTTGGGGCGCAGCCCACCAAAAATCAAAGCGCTTGTCGACGCCGGAATCATCAATGCCAAGAGAGCGGGAGAGAACGCCCGGGCTCCGACTCTGTTTCGCGCGGATGACCTTACGAAGCTTCTATCGAAGTCCGAACCGCCCATTGATTTCAAAACCGCAGCACAACGCTTAGGAGTTTCACGGGAAGCACTAAACAAGATAGCTCGCGCAGGTGTCCTCACGCCCTTATTAGGACCAAGCGTGGATGGTTCGAAAACTTATCTGATCTCTGTAGAGCAAGTCGATACGATCACGTCTGATATCCTATCAAATTTGAAATCCTTGAGCCGAGGCAAATCTCACTCGTTTGGGAGCGTCATGAAAACGTGCTCCCTATATAAGATTCCGATCCAGCTGATGATACGGGCAATGAGAAGTGGCGCCCTGCCGCCCTGTGATGCGGTTGACAGCCAGCAGGGCCTGCAGGCACTCAGGTTCTGCCGGCATCGGATGAAAACTTGGATGTATGATGCGCTGTTTGATGAGACGAGCACAGACGTGTTTGTCCCCGTATGGGCAGCTGCAAAATTTCTGAATGTTTCAACAATGACAGTACTTGCCCTCGTCGCAGATCATAAGCTTAAGAGCCTTCAAGAAGCAACAAGCAGGGAGTATCTTCAACTGTGCCGGCGCTCAATTCTCGACTTTAAAGAGAATTTCCTTAGATCGCATGATCTCGCGAAGGAGTATGGCACAAGCCTTGCCGCTCTCCTGCGAGCGCTCGCCAAGGCTGGAGTGTGGCCTCTTCGATACATGTTCAATGATGGTAGCAGCGTCTCTTTTTTCGAGAGACGTGTGATAAATCATATCGATATTGGCCAAGCTCTTGAGGACGCCTACCGATCAAGCGCATCCGAGCGATCTCGCTACCGGAGAAGATGTCTCGCCAGAAAGCGGACGGCATCCAAGGCAACCTGA
- a CDS encoding alpha/beta hydrolase: MISIPATHKPDTIEWPGDPPNPATDFVTLESASLSDTEFRAGIAAEDNRRSIRLFIHGYNNSFQEAVYRLAQITADAHDHRVAVLFAWPSQANPLSYSADRAAAGASTEGLARTIEILAERPRTGIVLLAHSMGGWLTIETLAKMRRELRQETFKRFSNVVLAAPDIDVADMVRHLEAIGRLPRPLTLLVSRDDAALALSRIITGGRRVGADDVHDPWVQAAARRYGARVVDISELMTADSFRHARFTAMVALYAKFHTQIEDPLGRHYAGPGVFVFRSETSTLEPIDR; this comes from the coding sequence GTGATCTCGATCCCAGCAACGCACAAACCTGATACGATCGAGTGGCCAGGAGACCCACCTAATCCCGCCACTGATTTCGTCACGCTTGAATCGGCGAGCCTTTCGGATACCGAGTTCCGTGCTGGCATCGCTGCGGAGGATAACCGACGATCCATTCGACTTTTCATTCATGGATATAATAACAGTTTCCAAGAAGCGGTTTATCGGCTCGCGCAGATCACGGCGGATGCTCACGATCATCGGGTCGCGGTGCTGTTCGCCTGGCCATCCCAGGCAAATCCGCTTAGCTACAGTGCGGATAGAGCGGCAGCAGGGGCATCAACAGAGGGCCTTGCGAGGACGATCGAGATTCTGGCTGAACGGCCACGCACAGGGATTGTGTTGCTGGCTCACAGCATGGGAGGATGGCTTACGATTGAGACGCTGGCGAAAATGCGCCGTGAGCTTCGTCAAGAGACGTTCAAGCGATTCTCAAATGTCGTTTTAGCCGCTCCGGATATCGACGTCGCCGACATGGTCCGCCATCTCGAAGCCATCGGCCGGCTTCCTCGGCCGCTCACGCTATTGGTGTCGAGGGATGACGCCGCTTTGGCCCTGTCTCGCATCATCACCGGCGGCCGGCGTGTCGGCGCCGACGATGTGCATGATCCGTGGGTTCAGGCTGCGGCCAGGCGATACGGTGCTCGGGTCGTCGATATCTCGGAACTGATGACGGCTGACAGCTTCCGGCACGCGCGCTTCACTGCGATGGTGGCGCTCTACGCAAAATTCCATACGCAAATCGAGGACCCACTGGGGAGACACTATGCGGGCCCCGGCGTCTTTGTGTTTCGATCCGAAACATCGACGCTGGAGCCTATCGACCGGTGA
- a CDS encoding AraC family transcriptional regulator: MLENPSFLRDRPNMGDPLSDMLSLVEARSVLAGRLYASGSWAVRFPPPEKIKFSALLCGTCYLSTQDLSVPVRLEAGDVIVVTGQHSFILASDPTLDPVDARVLFREVPDNVARIGNGEDVFLFGGHVAINAARAGLIIDVLPPLIHIRSAAPEAGALHWLLKQLVAELSSNRAGSDLAASHLAQLMFVQVLRAHLAETTQTSDAGWFRALADDRIAPAIRLMHREPSRAWTLGELAQASAMSRTTFAARFKEVAGIAPVAYLLVWRMRLAERALLNSDAPISSVALSVGYKSESAFSNAFKRVVGVSPKRYRSARMPISKE; the protein is encoded by the coding sequence ATGCTTGAAAATCCGTCATTTCTGCGCGATCGTCCGAATATGGGCGATCCTCTCTCCGATATGCTGAGCCTGGTCGAGGCCCGAAGTGTCCTGGCTGGCCGCCTTTATGCCAGCGGCTCTTGGGCAGTGCGGTTCCCACCACCAGAAAAGATTAAGTTCAGCGCCCTGCTGTGCGGGACATGCTACCTCAGTACGCAAGACTTGTCCGTTCCTGTACGCCTCGAGGCTGGTGACGTAATCGTCGTAACTGGTCAACACTCTTTCATACTGGCCAGCGATCCCACCTTGGACCCTGTTGATGCGCGAGTTCTGTTTCGGGAGGTTCCGGACAATGTTGCTCGGATCGGAAACGGCGAGGATGTGTTCCTCTTCGGTGGCCACGTAGCCATCAATGCGGCCCGTGCTGGCCTCATCATAGATGTCCTGCCACCACTGATCCATATCAGGTCTGCAGCACCGGAGGCTGGTGCCTTGCACTGGCTGTTAAAGCAATTGGTGGCGGAGCTGTCCAGCAACAGGGCAGGGTCTGATCTCGCGGCCTCGCATCTCGCGCAGTTGATGTTCGTCCAGGTTCTGCGAGCGCACCTCGCCGAAACAACCCAAACATCTGATGCGGGCTGGTTCCGCGCGCTAGCGGATGACCGGATCGCGCCGGCCATACGGCTGATGCACCGCGAGCCCAGCCGCGCCTGGACATTAGGCGAATTGGCGCAGGCCAGCGCCATGTCACGAACGACCTTTGCAGCGCGGTTCAAAGAGGTGGCTGGTATAGCGCCGGTTGCCTACCTCCTGGTCTGGCGCATGCGGCTCGCCGAGCGCGCCCTCCTCAATAGTGACGCGCCGATCTCATCAGTTGCACTCTCCGTTGGCTACAAGTCTGAGAGCGCCTTCAGCAATGCCTTCAAGAGGGTCGTAGGTGTGTCACCCAAACGCTATCGCTCAGCCCGCATGCCGATTAGCAAGGAGTAG
- a CDS encoding transposase family protein, with product MAELLNRLVRQHGALRHLFPDNGAAFTEHLVNLWAYHHGTRLDFSRLGKPPGLSEPKAKAGETLNIRGNNHKPSEVVDWRNPERPTGIFNSHQQQHSGCKKQFSTISELWTGSHDRGLTRKLLLH from the coding sequence GTGGCCGAACTGCTCAATCGTCTAGTGCGGCAACACGGGGCACTTCGGCACCTGTTCCCCGACAATGGCGCTGCGTTCACCGAGCACCTGGTCAATCTCTGGGCCTATCACCATGGCACTCGCCTCGACTTCTCTCGGCTTGGTAAGCCGCCCGGTCTATCGGAACCCAAAGCGAAGGCTGGAGAAACGCTCAACATCAGAGGCAATAATCATAAGCCTTCTGAAGTTGTCGACTGGAGAAATCCAGAAAGGCCTACCGGTATCTTCAACTCTCACCAACAGCAGCATTCCGGCTGCAAAAAGCAATTTTCTACCATCTCAGAGCTGTGGACCGGCTCTCACGATCGCGGACTAACACGCAAACTACTGCTACATTGA
- a CDS encoding transposase → MAVLTQAEPGLLVADLIRQVGIAEQRFYRWKEQHVGPESDKERELKQVVEENARLKKLVAELSLDKAVPQVALSRKFSGPRS, encoded by the coding sequence GTGGCGGTCCTGACGCAGGCGGAACCCGGCTTACTAGTCGCAGATTTGATCCGGCAGGTCGGGATTGCCGAGCAGAGGTTCTACCGCTGGAAGGAGCAGCACGTCGGCCCTGAATCGGACAAGGAGCGGGAACTCAAGCAGGTGGTGGAGGAGAACGCCCGCCTCAAGAAGCTGGTGGCCGAGCTCAGTCTCGACAAGGCCGTGCCGCAGGTTGCGCTATCAAGAAAGTTTTCCGGCCCGCGATCCTGA